The following proteins are co-located in the Oncorhynchus gorbuscha isolate QuinsamMale2020 ecotype Even-year linkage group LG22, OgorEven_v1.0, whole genome shotgun sequence genome:
- the LOC124010151 gene encoding 5-beta-cholestane-3-alpha,7-alpha-diol 12-alpha-hydroxylase-like has translation MGFLLPILLALLASVLGGLYFLGAFRQRRPGEPPLDRGPIPWLGHVLEFRRDTAMFLERMKRKHGDIFTIQLGGLYFTFLMDPLSFGTVVKEARAKLDFTKFAQQLVQKVFGYHSMENDHKFLQMSSNKHLMGDGLVVMTQAMMSNLQNLMLHSVGTKHDRNKTWNEDGLFNYSYNIVFRAGYLALFGNETPKSPGSLEKAKEVDREESQELFREFRKYDQLFPNLAYGVLPPGEKREAERLKRLFWNMLSVQKMKTKDNISGWVREQQQSREEHGMEDFMQNRYMFLLLWASQGNTGPAAFWLLLYLMKHPEAMKAVQGEVEEVLKETDQEVKHGGPLIDLTRDMLLKTPILDSAVEETLRLIAAPVLTRAVLQDMSLRMSDGNEYRIREGDRVALFPYTAVHIDPEVHPDPLTFKYDRFLTPEGGKKTDFYKGGKKLKYYNMPWGAGITMCPGRFFATNELKQFVFLMLTYFDFELKNPEEKIPDIDIKRWGFGSMQPTKDIQFRYRLRF, from the coding sequence GGGAGGCCTCTACTTTCTTGGGGCCTTCAGGCAGCGTCGACCCGGGGAACCCCCACTGGACCGGGGCCCAATCCCCTGGCTGGGCCACGTCCTGGAGTTCCGTAGGGACACTGCAATGTTTctggagagaatgaagaggaagcATGGGGATATtttcaccatacagctgggaggaTTATATTTCACATTCCTCATGGACCCTCTATCCTTCGGGACGGTAGTGAAGGAGGCTCGCGCCAAGCTGGACTTCACCAAATTCGCACAGCAGCTGGTGCAGAAAGTGTTTGGTTACCACTCCATGGAGAATGACCACAAGTTTCTGCAGATGTCCAGCAACAAGCACCTGATGGGGGATGGGTTAGTGGTAATGACACAGGCCATGATGAGCAACCTACAGAATCTAATGCTGCACAGTGTAGGGACAAAGCATGATAGAAATAAGACCTGGAATGAGGATGGCCTGTTCAACTACAGCTACAATATTGTCTTCAGGGCAGGCTACCTGGCTCTGTTTGGTAACGAGACACCAAAATCCCCAGGGAGCTTAGAGAAAGCCAAAGAGGTCGACAGAGAGGAGTCCCAGGAGCTCTTCCGTGAGTTTCGTAAGTACGACCAGCTCTTCCCCAATCTCGCCTACGGGGTCCTGCCTccgggggagaagagggaggcagagaggctgaAGAGGTTGTTCTGGAACATGCTGTCAGTGCAGAAGATGAAGACTAAGGATAACATCAGTGGCTGGGTGCGCGAGCAGCAGCAGTCGAGGGAAGAGCATGGCATGGAGGACTTCATGCAGAACAGGTACATGTTCCTCCTCCTCTGGGCTTCCCAGGGGAACACCGGCCCTGCTGCCTTCTGGCTTCTCCTTTACCTCATGAAGCACCCAGAGGCCATGAAGGCTGTgcagggggaggtggaggaggtgctgaaggagacagaccaggaggtgAAGCACGGTGGACCCCTCATCGACCTGACCCGGGACATGCTGCTGAAGACGCCCATTCTGGACAGCGCTGTGGAAGAGACCCTCCGCCTCATTGCTGCCCCTGTCCTCACCAGGGCCGTACTCCAGGACATGTCCCTCAGGATGTCTGACGGAAATGAGTACCgcatcagagagggagacagggtggcCCTCTTCCCTTACACCGCTGTTCATATTGACCCAGAGGTCCACCCCGACCCACTCACCTTTAAATATGACCGCTTCCTGACCCCAGAGGGGGgtaaaaaaacagatttttacaAAGGTGGGAAGAAGTTGAAGTACTACAACATGCCGTGGGGTGCTGGGATCACCATGTGCCCTGGGCGCTTCTTTGCCACCAACGAGCTGAAGCAGTTTGTCTTCCTCATGCTCACGTACTTTGACTTTGAGCTCAAGAACCCAGAGGAAAAGATACCTGATATTGACATAAAGCGCTGGGGCTTTGGGTCCATGCAGCCAACCAAAGATATCCAGTTTAGATACAGACTCAGGTTTTAA